A region of Massilia sp. WG5 DNA encodes the following proteins:
- a CDS encoding pentapeptide repeat-containing protein, whose protein sequence is MSQATITITGETIGRDRIEALLAEQALLIFEECDFQQADLSRLNLQDCSFANCAVAEASFYAARLARTRWRRCRGGHADFEASDLVDARFESCDLNNANWRRAKLASVSYRGCKLTGASFEEAGQLGLSFEDCLLVGADLRRMSFRKAKLAGLDFSDADLSGCDFREAVFEGGSLRDAHIKDTRFDHADLREADLGGLKLSNARQFAGATISPRQAAELVRAMGLNVG, encoded by the coding sequence ATGTCGCAAGCCACCATCACCATCACCGGCGAAACCATCGGCCGGGATCGCATCGAAGCGCTGCTCGCGGAGCAGGCCCTGCTCATCTTCGAGGAATGCGATTTCCAGCAGGCCGACCTGTCGCGCCTGAACCTGCAGGACTGCAGCTTTGCCAACTGCGCGGTGGCCGAGGCCTCGTTCTACGCGGCCAGGCTGGCGCGCACGCGCTGGCGGCGTTGCCGCGGCGGCCATGCCGACTTCGAGGCCAGCGACCTGGTCGACGCGCGCTTCGAATCCTGCGACCTGAACAACGCCAACTGGCGCCGCGCCAAACTGGCGTCCGTCAGCTACCGCGGCTGCAAGCTGACCGGCGCCAGTTTCGAGGAAGCCGGCCAGCTCGGCCTGAGCTTCGAGGATTGCCTGCTGGTCGGCGCCGACCTGCGCCGCATGTCGTTCAGGAAGGCGAAGCTCGCCGGCCTCGATTTCTCGGATGCGGATTTGTCGGGCTGCGACTTCCGCGAAGCCGTGTTCGAAGGCGGCAGCCTGCGCGACGCCCACATCAAGGACACCCGCTTCGACCATGCCGACCTGCGCGAGGCGGACCTCGGCGGCCTGAAACTTTCTAACGCCAGGCAGTTCGCCGGCGCGACGATCTCGCCGCGCCAGGCGGCCGAGCTGGTGAGGGCGATGGGCCTGAATGTCGGCTGA
- a CDS encoding glycoside hydrolase family 97 protein, giving the protein MRVRSSSKPGFRLFAASVLIAGSLAGQCAWAQAVVASAASPGEVLDVEVQIDGMGHLGYDIKRRGKEIIGLSRLGFNLANAPKLDGGFSLRAKKVSEHDDTWEQPWGERRFVRNHYRELRVEVEQKGGPKNVAGRALAIVFRIYDDGVGFRYEFPDQPQLRDTAILDELTEFAVAQPATAWWIPAGELPGLEELVQKAPLAEIGTANTPLTMRLQDGTHVALHEAALVDYASMWVRKVEGQKLRAQLAPSSIGPAVVRHGAFTTPWRTLRIADDAAGLYMSDLELNLNEPNRLGDVSWVHPSKFIGVWWSMHLQQTSWNAGPKHGANTANVKKYIDYAAQNGFRGVLVEGWNQGWESDWGHGGADFSFTKPYPDFDLPLLAAYAKEKGVRLIGHHETGANLPAYEKQMDAAYKLYAKLGVDSVKSGYVHEAGSMQFAGPDGKIHYGHYDSQEGVRHFLKAVTEAARYRIAVDTHEPIKDTGLRRTYPNWISREGARGVEYNAWGNPVNPVDHEAKLVFTRMLSGPMDYTPGIVSLMGADNKVFNSTQAKQLANFVVIYSPIVMAADLPEHYAKYPAAFKFIREVPTDWSETKVVNGAVGEYASIARKDRKSDDWYVGAVTDGQARTLPFPLSFLDQGKTYVAEIYRDGDAADYRNEHRFDLVTETRTVTAKDVLQLKLAPGGGQAIRFTPQR; this is encoded by the coding sequence ATGCGCGTTCGTTCCAGTTCCAAGCCGGGTTTCCGTTTGTTTGCCGCGTCCGTCCTGATCGCCGGCAGCCTGGCCGGCCAGTGCGCCTGGGCGCAGGCCGTGGTCGCCAGCGCAGCCTCGCCCGGCGAGGTCCTCGACGTCGAGGTGCAGATCGACGGCATGGGGCATCTGGGCTACGACATCAAGCGCCGCGGCAAGGAGATCATCGGCCTGTCGCGCCTGGGCTTCAACCTGGCCAACGCGCCCAAGCTGGACGGCGGTTTCAGCCTGCGCGCAAAGAAGGTCAGCGAGCATGACGACACCTGGGAACAGCCCTGGGGCGAGCGCCGCTTCGTGCGCAACCATTATCGCGAGCTGCGGGTCGAAGTGGAACAGAAAGGCGGTCCGAAAAACGTCGCCGGGCGCGCGCTGGCGATCGTGTTCCGCATCTACGACGACGGCGTCGGCTTCCGCTACGAGTTCCCCGACCAGCCGCAGCTGCGCGACACCGCCATCCTCGATGAGTTGACCGAATTCGCGGTCGCCCAGCCGGCCACCGCCTGGTGGATCCCGGCCGGCGAATTGCCCGGCCTGGAAGAGCTGGTCCAGAAGGCGCCGCTCGCCGAAATCGGCACTGCCAATACCCCGCTGACCATGCGCCTGCAGGACGGCACCCACGTCGCCCTGCACGAGGCGGCGCTGGTCGACTATGCCTCGATGTGGGTGCGCAAGGTCGAAGGCCAGAAGCTGCGCGCGCAACTGGCGCCGTCGAGCATCGGCCCGGCGGTGGTCAGGCATGGGGCCTTCACGACGCCGTGGCGCACGCTGCGTATCGCCGACGATGCGGCGGGGCTGTACATGTCCGACCTCGAACTCAACCTGAACGAACCGAACAGGCTGGGCGACGTGTCGTGGGTGCACCCGTCGAAGTTCATCGGCGTCTGGTGGAGCATGCACCTGCAGCAGACCAGCTGGAACGCGGGGCCGAAGCACGGCGCCAACACCGCCAACGTGAAGAAGTACATCGACTACGCGGCACAGAACGGCTTCCGCGGCGTGCTGGTCGAAGGCTGGAACCAGGGCTGGGAAAGCGACTGGGGCCATGGCGGCGCCGACTTCAGCTTCACCAAACCCTACCCCGACTTCGACCTGCCTCTGCTTGCCGCCTACGCGAAAGAGAAGGGCGTGCGCCTGATCGGCCACCACGAGACCGGCGCCAACCTGCCGGCCTACGAAAAGCAGATGGACGCGGCGTACAAGCTGTATGCGAAGCTGGGCGTGGACAGCGTGAAGTCCGGCTATGTGCACGAAGCGGGCAGCATGCAGTTTGCGGGACCGGACGGCAAGATCCACTACGGCCACTACGATTCGCAGGAAGGCGTGCGCCACTTCCTGAAGGCCGTCACCGAGGCCGCGCGCTACAGGATCGCCGTCGACACCCACGAGCCGATCAAGGACACCGGCCTGCGCCGCACCTATCCCAACTGGATCTCGCGCGAGGGCGCGCGCGGCGTCGAATACAACGCCTGGGGCAACCCGGTGAACCCGGTCGACCACGAGGCCAAGCTGGTGTTCACGCGCATGCTGAGCGGCCCGATGGACTACACGCCGGGCATCGTCAGCCTGATGGGCGCCGACAACAAGGTATTCAACTCGACCCAGGCCAAGCAGCTCGCCAACTTCGTCGTCATCTATTCGCCAATCGTGATGGCGGCCGACCTGCCGGAGCACTACGCCAAGTACCCGGCCGCCTTCAAGTTCATCCGCGAGGTGCCGACCGACTGGTCCGAGACCAAGGTCGTCAACGGCGCGGTGGGCGAGTACGCCAGCATCGCGCGCAAGGACCGCAAGTCGGATGACTGGTACGTCGGCGCCGTCACCGATGGCCAGGCGCGCACGCTGCCGTTCCCGCTGTCCTTCCTCGACCAGGGCAAGACCTATGTGGCCGAGATCTACCGCGACGGCGATGCGGCCGATTACCGCAACGAGCACCGCTTCGACCTCGTCACCGAGACCCGCACGGTGACGGCGAAGGATGTGCTGCAGCTGAAGCTGGCGCCGGGCGGCGGGCAGGCGATCCGCTTCACGCCGCAGCGGTGA
- a CDS encoding S9 family peptidase, with amino-acid sequence MKSSLLLAAMLACAGVHAANPSAQEERFEANGLALSRVTLQGGAGAPVRYFLSRPASRSPLVLFIQGSGCVPSFLMDGQERKSSIPYWATLASRGRYAVMAVDKPYQSDEPQQGPFGSAIGCAGEFNAHFSYETWLATLKDALRHALSRPEVDPRRVLLVGISEGAPMAAGLAREMPEVTDVALVGATGTTQLFDFAAGIQRSTDSDDKKIERLKELDDTFSAVAADPKSTSKFLWGHTHLRWSSFFAQSTIDHLSQSRARVYLASGMQDRAVPILSTEVLYAQLRVQGRDVSFRRVPDAGHGLVKDGLSREEAGKAGVKEYDAIMAWFERP; translated from the coding sequence GTGAAAAGCAGTCTGCTGTTGGCCGCCATGCTGGCCTGCGCCGGCGTCCATGCGGCGAATCCGAGCGCACAGGAAGAGCGCTTCGAGGCGAACGGGCTGGCGCTGTCCCGCGTGACGCTGCAGGGCGGCGCCGGTGCGCCGGTCCGGTATTTCCTGTCCCGGCCCGCATCGCGGTCGCCGCTGGTGCTGTTCATCCAGGGCTCGGGATGCGTCCCGTCCTTCCTGATGGATGGCCAGGAGCGCAAGTCCTCGATTCCTTATTGGGCGACGCTGGCGTCCCGGGGACGGTATGCCGTGATGGCGGTCGACAAGCCCTACCAGTCGGACGAGCCGCAACAGGGCCCGTTCGGCTCCGCGATCGGCTGCGCCGGCGAATTCAATGCCCACTTTTCCTATGAGACCTGGCTGGCCACGCTGAAGGATGCGCTGCGCCATGCCCTGTCGCGCCCGGAAGTCGACCCGCGGCGCGTGCTGCTGGTCGGGATTTCCGAGGGCGCGCCGATGGCGGCCGGCCTGGCGCGCGAGATGCCCGAGGTGACGGACGTGGCCCTGGTCGGCGCCACCGGGACGACCCAGCTGTTCGATTTCGCCGCCGGCATCCAGCGCTCGACGGACAGCGACGACAAAAAGATCGAACGGCTGAAGGAACTCGACGACACCTTCAGCGCGGTCGCGGCCGATCCGAAAAGCACCAGTAAATTCCTGTGGGGCCATACCCATCTGCGCTGGAGCAGCTTCTTTGCCCAGTCCACGATAGACCACCTGTCGCAGTCGCGTGCGCGGGTCTACCTGGCGAGCGGCATGCAGGACAGGGCCGTGCCCATCCTGTCGACCGAAGTGCTGTATGCGCAGCTGCGCGTGCAGGGCAGGGACGTGAGCTTCCGCCGCGTGCCGGATGCCGGCCACGGCCTGGTGAAGGATGGACTGTCGCGCGAGGAAGCCGGCAAGGCAGGCGTGAAGGAATACGACGCCATCATGGCCTGGTTCGAACGGCCTTAA
- a CDS encoding glutathione peroxidase yields MNVFDFQAAALDGKPVDLARYRGKVLLIVNTASKCGFTPQYQGLETVYRELHGRGLEVLGFPCNQFGSQEPGSEEEIGAFCEKNYGVSFPMFAKVDVNGDAAHPLYKHLKAEAPGILGLEAIKWNFTKFLIGRDGKVVKRYAPQTRPEEIAGDIEKALGQSA; encoded by the coding sequence GTGAACGTCTTCGATTTCCAGGCCGCCGCCCTCGACGGCAAGCCGGTCGACCTTGCCCGGTACCGCGGCAAGGTCCTGCTGATCGTCAACACCGCCAGCAAATGCGGTTTCACCCCGCAGTACCAGGGCCTGGAAACCGTCTACCGCGAGCTGCACGGCCGCGGCCTGGAAGTGCTGGGCTTCCCCTGCAACCAGTTCGGTTCGCAGGAGCCGGGCAGCGAGGAAGAGATCGGCGCCTTCTGCGAAAAGAACTATGGCGTGAGCTTTCCGATGTTCGCCAAGGTCGACGTCAACGGCGACGCCGCACATCCCCTGTACAAGCACCTGAAAGCGGAAGCGCCGGGGATACTCGGCCTTGAGGCCATCAAATGGAACTTCACCAAGTTCCTGATCGGGCGCGACGGCAAGGTCGTCAAGCGCTATGCGCCGCAGACCAGGCCGGAGGAGATTGCGGGAGATATCGAAAAGGCGCTGGGGCAGTCGGCTTAA
- the glcF gene encoding glycolate oxidase subunit GlcF, translating into MQTNLADFIKGSADGDQAEAILRACVHCGFCTATCPTYQLLGDELDGPRGRIYLIKQVLEGQPATAKTQEHLDRCLTCRNCESTCPSGVQYARLLDIGRKVVDRQVPRPLRQRIARQALAELLPRRWIFTPAMKAGQALRPLLPAALRQKVAPPAARTEWPGTVHARRMLVLDGCVQPAMAPNINAATARVLDKLGVQLVAAPKAGCCGALRHHLDAQEAALDDARRNIDAWWPYVQGENGAAVEAIVMTASGCGVMVKDYGHLLAHDSAYAAKAERISALTLDLSEVLARFEAQLATRLAGREGPRVAYHPPCTLQHGQKIRGHAERLLALAGVDVQLCRDSHLCCGSAGTYSVLQPELSAQLRERKVANLEATGAQEIASANIGCLSHIQGGTALPVRHWIEFIEEALARPAVARPSNATDAVRQAA; encoded by the coding sequence ATGCAAACCAATCTGGCTGACTTCATCAAGGGCAGCGCCGACGGCGACCAGGCAGAAGCCATCCTGCGCGCCTGCGTGCACTGCGGCTTCTGCACCGCCACCTGCCCGACCTACCAGCTGCTGGGCGACGAGCTCGACGGCCCGCGCGGACGCATCTACCTGATCAAGCAGGTACTCGAAGGGCAGCCTGCGACCGCCAAGACGCAGGAACACCTGGACCGCTGCCTGACCTGCCGCAACTGCGAAAGCACCTGCCCCTCGGGCGTGCAGTACGCGCGCCTGCTCGACATCGGCCGCAAGGTCGTCGACCGCCAGGTGCCGCGCCCGCTGCGCCAGCGCATTGCGCGCCAGGCGCTGGCCGAGCTGCTGCCGCGGCGCTGGATCTTCACACCGGCCATGAAGGCGGGCCAGGCCCTGCGTCCGCTGCTGCCGGCGGCGCTGCGCCAGAAGGTCGCGCCGCCGGCCGCGCGCACCGAGTGGCCGGGCACGGTGCACGCGCGCCGCATGCTGGTGCTGGACGGCTGCGTGCAGCCGGCGATGGCGCCCAACATCAACGCGGCCACCGCGCGCGTGCTCGACAAGCTCGGCGTGCAGCTGGTGGCGGCGCCGAAGGCCGGCTGCTGCGGCGCCCTGCGCCACCACCTCGACGCGCAGGAAGCCGCGCTCGACGACGCCCGCCGCAACATCGACGCCTGGTGGCCCTACGTCCAGGGCGAGAACGGCGCGGCGGTCGAGGCGATCGTGATGACGGCCTCGGGCTGCGGCGTGATGGTCAAGGATTACGGCCACCTGCTGGCGCACGATTCCGCCTACGCGGCGAAGGCCGAACGCATCTCGGCGCTGACCCTGGATCTGTCCGAGGTGCTGGCGCGCTTCGAAGCGCAGCTGGCCACCCGCCTCGCCGGCCGCGAGGGACCGCGCGTCGCCTATCACCCGCCGTGCACGCTGCAGCACGGGCAGAAGATCCGCGGCCACGCGGAACGCCTGCTGGCGCTGGCCGGCGTCGACGTCCAGCTGTGCAGGGACAGCCACCTGTGCTGCGGCTCGGCCGGCACCTATTCCGTGCTGCAGCCCGAGCTGTCGGCCCAGCTGCGCGAGCGCAAGGTCGCCAACCTGGAAGCCACCGGCGCCCAGGAGATTGCCTCGGCGAATATCGGCTGCCTGAGCCACATCCAGGGCGGCACCGCGCTGCCGGTGCGCCACTGGATCGAGTTCATCGAGGAAGCGCTGGCGCGCCCGGCCGTTGCCCGGCCTTCGAACGCGACGGACGCCGTGCGCCAGGCTGCCTGA
- the glcE gene encoding glycolate oxidase subunit GlcE produces MEQVLQEFRERIAAAHAARTPLRLRGGGSKDWYGQAVEGEVLDTRPYRGIVDYEPSELVVTVRCGTPLAELEEVLAAQNQMLAFEPPHFGPGATVGGMVASGLSGPRRQGAGALRDFVLGADLVDGRGELLHFGGKVMKNVAGYDVSRLLAGSLGTLGLVASVSLKVLPRPVRETTLQFELGQQDALDCLNDWSGRALPISASAWQGGRLALRLSGAGAAVDAAARELGGETMANADCFWHDLREQNADFFIGAHGTGLWRLALPSTTPALDLPGRQLIEWGGGQRWVLGSSNLDIEATEIRRMAAARGGHATLFRGGDKRLGVFAPLQPALARIHQRLKETFDPAGIFNPARMYNEF; encoded by the coding sequence ATGGAACAGGTACTTCAGGAATTCCGCGAACGCATCGCCGCCGCGCACGCCGCGCGCACGCCGCTGCGCCTGCGCGGCGGCGGCAGCAAGGACTGGTACGGACAGGCGGTCGAGGGCGAGGTCCTCGATACGCGCCCGTACCGCGGCATCGTCGACTACGAACCTTCCGAACTGGTGGTGACGGTGCGCTGCGGCACCCCGCTGGCCGAACTCGAAGAGGTGCTGGCCGCGCAGAACCAGATGCTGGCCTTCGAGCCACCCCACTTCGGTCCCGGCGCCACCGTCGGCGGCATGGTCGCCAGCGGCCTGTCGGGCCCGCGGCGCCAGGGCGCCGGCGCCCTGCGCGACTTCGTCCTCGGCGCCGACCTGGTGGACGGGCGCGGCGAGCTGCTCCACTTCGGCGGCAAGGTCATGAAGAATGTCGCCGGCTACGACGTCTCGCGCCTGCTGGCCGGTTCGCTCGGCACCCTCGGCCTGGTGGCCAGCGTGTCGCTGAAAGTCCTGCCGCGCCCGGTGCGCGAGACCACGCTGCAGTTCGAGCTCGGCCAGCAGGATGCGCTGGACTGCCTCAATGACTGGAGCGGGCGCGCCTTGCCGATCTCGGCAAGCGCCTGGCAGGGCGGCAGGCTGGCGCTGCGCCTGTCGGGCGCCGGCGCGGCGGTCGACGCCGCTGCGCGCGAACTCGGCGGTGAAACGATGGCGAATGCCGACTGCTTCTGGCACGACCTGCGCGAGCAGAACGCCGACTTCTTCATCGGCGCCCACGGCACCGGCCTGTGGCGCCTCGCCCTGCCGTCGACCACCCCGGCGCTGGACCTGCCGGGGCGCCAGCTGATCGAATGGGGCGGCGGCCAGCGCTGGGTGCTCGGCAGTTCCAACCTGGACATCGAGGCCACGGAGATCCGCAGGATGGCGGCCGCGCGCGGCGGCCATGCGACCCTGTTCCGTGGCGGCGACAAGCGCCTCGGCGTCTTCGCGCCGCTGCAGCCCGCCCTCGCGCGCATCCACCAGCGCCTCAAGGAAACCTTCGATCCCGCGGGGATCTTCAATCCCGCGCGCATGTACAACGAATTTTGA
- a CDS encoding FAD-linked oxidase C-terminal domain-containing protein — translation MKMSPDPENLLARRRQVVQALRPVLPDRCLLAEPEDTRPYECDGLSAYRQLPMVVVLPETEQQVIDILAVCRALQVPIVPRGAGTGLSGGAMPIADGVVLSTAKLNRIVRVDLASRTAVAQPGVRNLAISEAAAPLGLYYAPDPSSQIACSIGGNVAENSGGVHCLKYGLTVHNVLRVRVVTIDGDVVELGSEAPDAPGLDLLAVFIGSEGMLGVVTEVTVKLVPKPAAARVIMASFDDVVTGGNAVASVIAAGIIPAGLEMMDRTSSRMVEPFVKAGYDTEAAAILLCEADGTELEVAEEIERMAEVLQAAGASAITVSQNEAERLRFWSGRKNAFPAAGRISPDYYCMDGTIPRKQLAHVLTSIEKMETTYGLRCANVFHAGDGNMHPLILFDANQPGEFERAEAFGADILALCVEVGGTITGEHGVGIEKINSMCVQFSSAELDAFHAVKRAFDPHRLLNPDKAIPTLNRCAEFGRMHVSGGVTRFAHLPRF, via the coding sequence ATGAAGATGTCTCCCGATCCGGAAAACCTGCTGGCACGGCGCCGCCAGGTAGTGCAGGCCCTGCGTCCGGTACTGCCGGACCGTTGCCTGCTGGCCGAGCCGGAGGACACCCGGCCCTACGAGTGCGACGGCCTGTCGGCCTACCGCCAGCTGCCGATGGTGGTGGTCCTGCCCGAGACCGAGCAGCAGGTCATCGACATCCTGGCGGTCTGCCGCGCGCTGCAGGTGCCGATCGTGCCGCGCGGCGCCGGCACCGGGCTGTCCGGCGGCGCCATGCCGATCGCCGACGGCGTGGTGCTGTCCACCGCGAAGCTGAACAGGATCGTGCGCGTCGACCTGGCGTCGCGCACGGCGGTGGCCCAGCCGGGCGTGCGCAACCTCGCCATCTCGGAGGCCGCCGCGCCGCTCGGGCTGTACTACGCGCCGGACCCCTCGTCGCAGATCGCCTGCAGCATCGGCGGCAACGTCGCCGAGAACTCGGGCGGCGTGCACTGCCTGAAGTACGGCCTCACCGTGCACAACGTGCTGCGCGTGCGCGTCGTGACGATCGACGGCGACGTCGTCGAACTGGGCAGCGAGGCGCCGGACGCGCCCGGCCTCGACCTGCTGGCCGTCTTCATCGGCTCGGAGGGCATGCTGGGCGTGGTCACCGAAGTCACGGTCAAGCTGGTGCCCAAGCCCGCCGCGGCGCGCGTGATCATGGCTTCCTTCGATGACGTGGTCACCGGCGGCAACGCGGTGGCCAGCGTGATCGCGGCCGGCATCATCCCCGCCGGCCTGGAAATGATGGACCGCACCTCCTCGCGCATGGTCGAGCCTTTCGTGAAGGCCGGCTACGACACCGAGGCGGCCGCGATCCTGCTGTGCGAGGCGGACGGCACCGAGCTCGAAGTCGCCGAGGAGATCGAGCGCATGGCCGAGGTGCTGCAGGCCGCCGGCGCAAGCGCGATCACGGTCTCGCAGAACGAGGCCGAGCGCCTGCGCTTCTGGTCCGGCCGCAAGAACGCCTTCCCGGCCGCCGGCCGCATCTCGCCGGACTACTACTGCATGGACGGCACCATCCCGCGCAAGCAGCTGGCCCACGTGCTGACCAGCATCGAGAAGATGGAGACCACCTATGGCCTGCGCTGCGCGAACGTATTCCACGCCGGCGACGGCAATATGCACCCCCTGATCCTGTTCGATGCCAACCAGCCCGGCGAATTCGAACGCGCCGAGGCCTTCGGCGCGGACATCCTGGCGCTGTGCGTCGAGGTCGGCGGCACCATCACCGGCGAGCACGGGGTCGGCATCGAGAAGATCAACTCGATGTGCGTGCAGTTCTCGAGCGCCGAGCTGGACGCCTTCCACGCCGTCAAGCGGGCCTTCGACCCGCACCGGCTGCTCAACCCCGACAAGGCGATTCCGACGCTGAACCGCTGCGCCGAATTCGGCAGGATGCACGTGTCCGGCGGCGTCACCCGCTTCGCGCACCTGCCGCGCTTCTGA
- a CDS encoding L-lactate permease, producing the protein MWSQVYDPLGNAVLSTLAAAIPVAVMLAALAFFHIKAHIAALLGLAAALLVAIFAYAMPAQTAVSAALYGAANGLLPIGWIILNVIFLYQLTDRKGYFKVLQESITGITTDRRLQLLLVAFSFGAFFEGAGGFGTPVAVTGAMLIGLGFAPLAASGLSLIANTAPVAFGALGSPLIALAGVTGLDLLQLSGMVGRQLPFFSILVPFWLIWAFCGFAGMAAIWPAILVAGAAFAIPQYLISNFHGPWLVDVGASISSMLFLTLFLKVWKPAKIWTNTAGKFKATAGANAPAFANGDEPDPAPIVHNHPRAAVLKAWMPWLILSVLVFLWGIPEWKKMLDGLSVFKYDWPALHKVVQKMPPVASKPTAEAAVYTLNWLSATGSGILAAAIISGLIMGYKVRELFAVYWATIKLLRFSLLTIAAMLALGYTTRYSGLDSTLGLAFSHTGVLYPFFGTLLGWLGVALTGSDTASNVLFGGLQKTSATQLGLNPVLMAAANSSGGVMGKMIDAQSIVVASTATKWYGHEGDILRYVFFHSIALACLVGILVTLQAYVYPFTALVR; encoded by the coding sequence ATGTGGAGTCAAGTGTATGACCCGTTGGGCAACGCCGTCCTATCGACGCTAGCGGCAGCCATCCCCGTTGCCGTGATGCTGGCGGCGCTCGCTTTCTTTCATATCAAGGCCCACATAGCCGCCCTGCTCGGCCTGGCCGCCGCGCTGCTGGTGGCCATTTTCGCGTATGCGATGCCGGCCCAGACCGCGGTCTCGGCCGCCCTGTACGGCGCCGCCAACGGCCTGCTGCCGATCGGCTGGATCATCCTGAACGTGATCTTCCTGTACCAGCTGACCGATCGCAAGGGCTACTTCAAGGTCCTGCAGGAATCGATCACCGGCATCACTACCGATCGCCGCCTGCAACTGCTGCTGGTGGCGTTTTCCTTCGGCGCCTTCTTCGAGGGCGCGGGCGGCTTCGGCACCCCGGTGGCCGTGACCGGCGCCATGCTGATCGGCCTGGGCTTCGCCCCGCTGGCCGCCTCCGGCCTGTCGCTGATCGCGAATACCGCGCCAGTGGCCTTCGGCGCGCTCGGCTCCCCGCTGATCGCACTGGCCGGCGTCACCGGCCTCGACCTGCTGCAGCTGTCGGGCATGGTCGGCCGCCAGCTGCCCTTCTTCTCGATCCTGGTGCCGTTCTGGCTGATCTGGGCCTTCTGCGGCTTCGCCGGCATGGCCGCGATCTGGCCGGCCATCCTGGTCGCGGGCGCCGCCTTCGCCATCCCGCAATACCTGATCTCGAACTTCCACGGCCCGTGGCTGGTCGACGTCGGCGCCTCGATCTCGTCGATGCTGTTCCTGACCCTGTTCCTCAAGGTCTGGAAGCCGGCCAAGATCTGGACCAATACCGCAGGCAAGTTCAAGGCCACCGCCGGCGCGAATGCCCCTGCGTTTGCCAACGGCGATGAGCCGGATCCCGCACCGATCGTCCATAACCACCCGCGCGCGGCCGTGCTGAAGGCCTGGATGCCGTGGCTGATCCTGTCGGTGCTGGTGTTCCTGTGGGGTATCCCCGAGTGGAAGAAGATGCTCGACGGCCTGTCGGTCTTCAAGTACGACTGGCCCGCCCTGCACAAGGTGGTGCAGAAGATGCCGCCGGTCGCCAGCAAGCCGACCGCCGAAGCGGCCGTCTACACGCTCAACTGGCTGTCCGCCACCGGCTCCGGCATCCTGGCCGCCGCCATCATTTCCGGCCTGATCATGGGCTACAAGGTGCGCGAGCTGTTCGCCGTGTACTGGGCCACGATCAAGCTGCTGCGCTTCTCGCTGCTGACCATCGCCGCCATGCTGGCGCTTGGCTACACCACCCGCTACTCGGGCCTCGACTCGACCCTCGGCCTGGCGTTCTCGCATACCGGCGTGCTGTATCCCTTCTTCGGCACCCTGCTCGGCTGGCTCGGCGTCGCGCTGACCGGCTCCGACACCGCCTCCAATGTGCTGTTCGGCGGCCTGCAGAAGACCTCGGCCACCCAGCTCGGCCTGAATCCGGTGCTGATGGCGGCGGCCAACTCGTCGGGCGGCGTGATGGGAAAGATGATCGACGCCCAGTCGATCGTGGTGGCGTCCACCGCGACCAAATGGTATGGCCATGAAGGCGACATCCTGCGCTACGTGTTCTTCCATTCGATCGCCCTGGCCTGCCTGGTCGGCATCCTGGTGACGCTGCAGGCCTACGTTTATCCGTTCACCGCGCTGGTCAGGTAA
- a CDS encoding FadR/GntR family transcriptional regulator, which yields MAPGTLSDRVTEVLLEKIRSGEFATGTRLPAEAALAERFGVSRTVIREAVSRLKAEGLVATHQGKGTLIVGASQPARFQIDVDVESSVQAVLRVMELRGGLEAEVAALAAERRTEAQNDEIQQALVAIDKAVSAGRDGVDEDLAFHNAIANATGNPLYTSLLGFLRQFLHEAVTLGRMSQPRFGDIKTQLRNEHWAVAEAIARQDGEGARNAARQHVANVAARIRGVDVDFWSGAGRDVVRRLAESEEQVLKQAGKR from the coding sequence GTGGCTCCAGGCACGCTGTCAGACCGTGTTACCGAGGTTCTTCTGGAGAAAATCAGAAGTGGCGAATTTGCCACAGGGACGCGCCTGCCGGCCGAGGCGGCGCTGGCCGAGCGTTTCGGCGTCAGCCGGACCGTGATCCGCGAAGCCGTCTCGCGCCTGAAGGCCGAGGGACTGGTCGCCACCCACCAGGGCAAGGGCACGCTGATCGTCGGCGCGAGCCAGCCGGCGCGCTTCCAGATCGATGTCGACGTCGAAAGCTCGGTGCAGGCCGTGCTGCGGGTGATGGAACTGCGCGGCGGCCTCGAAGCCGAAGTGGCGGCGCTGGCGGCCGAGCGCCGCACCGAGGCCCAGAACGACGAGATCCAGCAGGCGCTGGTGGCGATCGACAAGGCGGTGTCGGCGGGCAGGGATGGCGTCGACGAGGACCTGGCTTTCCACAATGCGATCGCCAACGCGACCGGGAATCCGCTCTACACCTCGCTGCTGGGCTTCCTGCGCCAGTTCCTGCACGAAGCCGTCACCCTCGGCCGCATGAGCCAGCCGCGCTTCGGCGACATCAAGACACAGCTGCGCAACGAGCACTGGGCCGTTGCCGAGGCCATCGCCCGGCAGGACGGGGAAGGGGCGCGCAATGCGGCGCGCCAGCACGTCGCGAATGTCGCGGCGCGCATCCGCGGCGTCGACGTCGACTTCTGGAGCGGCGCCGGACGCGACGTGGTGCGGCGCCTGGCGGAATCGGAAGAGCAGGTGCTGAAGCAGGCCGGCAAGCGTTAA